The Flavobacterium piscisymbiosum genome includes a region encoding these proteins:
- a CDS encoding glycoside hydrolase family 13 protein: MNIQKITLNLNHSFYTIILFVLLFSASAKAQIQKVEPPFWYAGMKNPELQIMFYGKNIAQYEASVSNNVVIKNVEKTENPNYLFVTIDTQNLKASELVFSFKTKNKVAFTQKYSLKERRANSANRKSYDASDMMYLIMPDRFANGNPKNDSNAALTEKGNRQDPSGRHGGDIEGIIKNLDYISSLGATTIWNTPLCEDNDKQHSYHTYGQSDVYKIDPRYGTNEDYVRLAAEMHKKDMKLVMDYVTNHWGITHWMIKDMPTKTWFNQFETFTQTHHRREVITDIHASKIDQEVCVDGWFVPSMPDLNLRNPLVAKYLTQNAIWWIEYADLDGFRVDTYNYSDQTAMANWAKSITNEYPNFNIVGEIWMHNQANLAYWQKDSKIGAIENYNSNLPSVMDFTLQSQVTSAFSEDQPSWDNGMIKFYNNFAMDFLYPNPNNILVFAENHDTDRMNDKLKYDFPKYKLAMTLLATVRGIPQLYYGSEIGMGGDKGKGGDADIRQDFPGGWAGDKNNAFTTTGRTADQAKYFDFTSKLFNWRKTNEAVHFGKMTHYIPENNTYVYFRYTDAKTVMVVFNNNATAQTIKTNRFKENIKNFKSGKDVLTGKTFDLASEISLEPKSAVVLELE; the protein is encoded by the coding sequence ATGAATATCCAAAAAATAACATTAAACCTCAACCATTCATTCTATACAATAATTTTATTCGTTTTATTGTTTTCCGCTTCCGCGAAAGCGCAAATCCAGAAAGTAGAGCCGCCATTTTGGTACGCCGGAATGAAAAATCCGGAACTGCAAATCATGTTCTACGGAAAAAATATTGCACAATATGAAGCTTCGGTTTCAAACAATGTGGTGATTAAAAATGTAGAGAAAACAGAAAATCCAAACTACCTTTTTGTTACAATTGACACACAAAATTTAAAAGCTTCTGAATTGGTTTTCTCTTTCAAAACCAAAAACAAAGTTGCTTTTACGCAGAAATATTCGCTTAAAGAAAGAAGAGCAAATTCAGCAAACAGAAAAAGTTACGATGCATCGGATATGATGTATTTGATTATGCCGGATCGTTTTGCAAACGGAAATCCGAAAAATGACAGCAATGCTGCTTTAACAGAAAAAGGAAATCGTCAGGATCCAAGCGGCCGTCACGGTGGAGATATCGAAGGAATTATCAAAAACTTAGATTATATTTCTTCTCTTGGTGCAACCACAATCTGGAACACGCCTTTATGCGAAGACAACGACAAACAACATTCGTATCATACTTACGGACAATCTGATGTTTATAAAATAGATCCTCGTTACGGAACCAATGAAGATTATGTTCGTTTGGCTGCCGAAATGCACAAAAAAGACATGAAACTGGTTATGGATTATGTGACCAATCACTGGGGAATCACGCATTGGATGATCAAAGATATGCCAACTAAAACCTGGTTCAATCAATTCGAAACTTTCACACAAACACATCACCGTCGTGAAGTTATTACTGATATTCACGCTTCAAAAATAGATCAGGAAGTTTGTGTCGATGGATGGTTTGTGCCTTCTATGCCGGATTTAAACCTAAGAAATCCTTTAGTTGCAAAATACTTAACGCAAAATGCTATTTGGTGGATTGAATATGCAGATCTTGACGGATTTAGAGTAGATACTTATAATTATTCTGATCAAACAGCTATGGCAAATTGGGCAAAATCAATTACAAATGAATACCCTAACTTTAATATTGTGGGTGAGATCTGGATGCACAATCAGGCGAATTTAGCATATTGGCAAAAAGACAGTAAAATTGGCGCGATTGAAAATTACAATTCGAATTTACCAAGTGTAATGGATTTTACACTTCAAAGTCAGGTTACATCTGCTTTCAGCGAAGATCAACCAAGCTGGGACAACGGAATGATTAAATTCTACAACAATTTTGCAATGGATTTTTTATATCCAAACCCAAATAATATTTTGGTTTTTGCCGAAAATCATGACACAGATCGTATGAATGATAAGCTTAAATACGATTTTCCAAAATACAAACTGGCCATGACTTTATTGGCTACAGTTCGTGGAATTCCGCAATTGTATTATGGTTCAGAAATTGGAATGGGCGGCGACAAAGGCAAAGGTGGCGACGCAGACATTCGTCAGGACTTTCCTGGCGGATGGGCCGGTGATAAAAACAACGCGTTTACCACAACAGGACGAACCGCTGATCAGGCCAAATACTTTGATTTTACTTCAAAATTATTCAACTGGAGAAAAACAAATGAAGCTGTTCATTTCGGGAAAATGACACACTATATTCCGGAAAACAACACGTATGTTTATTTTAGATATACCGATGCTAAAACAGTAATGGTCGTTTTCAATAACAACGCTACAGCACAAACTATCAAAACAAATCGTTTTAAAGAAAACATCAAAAACTTTAAATCCGGTAAAGATGTTTTGACTGGAAAAACATTCGATTTAGCTTCTGAAATTAGTTTAGAACCAAAATCAGCTGTTGTTTTAGAATTAGAATAA